One Gimesia aquarii DNA segment encodes these proteins:
- a CDS encoding methyltransferase domain-containing protein encodes MSDKTALLTASTKISLWPNLKTRNRQQELMDDPKLDEEIHQRALEGLSRVNRVSRTHRLLWQPIEKYCRQNRIASISVLDLGCGSGDLLIWLKTKARSKGIELKITGCDLSPVALEAARQRADREQLDSKFLQMDVLSEALPADQDIIVSSLFLHHLQESDIVKLLQRMAETARHLIVAQDLLRSRWGYLLCLAGTQLISRSPIVHVDGPLSVAGAFTLAEIQQLAEQAGLAHCQINRHWPERFVFTWQRSP; translated from the coding sequence ATGTCCGATAAGACTGCTCTACTGACTGCTTCAACAAAAATTTCCCTCTGGCCGAATTTGAAAACAAGAAATCGGCAACAGGAATTAATGGACGATCCAAAATTGGACGAAGAGATACACCAACGGGCATTGGAAGGTTTATCACGAGTCAACCGAGTGTCGCGCACACATCGACTTTTGTGGCAACCGATTGAGAAATACTGTCGGCAAAATCGAATAGCCTCGATTTCCGTTCTGGATCTGGGATGTGGAAGCGGGGATCTTCTAATCTGGCTGAAGACGAAAGCTCGTTCAAAAGGAATCGAACTCAAAATCACCGGCTGTGATCTGAGCCCGGTGGCTCTGGAAGCAGCCCGACAGCGCGCGGATCGAGAACAACTGGACTCGAAATTTCTACAAATGGACGTACTTAGTGAAGCGTTACCTGCGGATCAGGATATCATCGTCAGTTCGCTTTTTTTACATCATCTGCAAGAAAGTGATATCGTAAAATTATTGCAACGCATGGCAGAGACTGCCAGACATTTAATAGTGGCTCAGGATCTCCTTCGAAGTCGGTGGGGATACCTGCTCTGTCTGGCAGGAACCCAGTTGATATCACGTTCGCCGATAGTACACGTTGATGGTCCACTTTCAGTAGCGGGGGCGTTCACTCTCGCTGAAATTCAACAACTGGCTGAACAAGCGGGGCTGGCACACTGTCAGATCAACCGCCATTGGCCCGAACGATTTGTATTCACATGGCAACGGTCTCCCTAG
- a CDS encoding NAD(P)/FAD-dependent oxidoreductase, which produces MATVSLENHISATLESQDTAQKLWDVVIIGAGPTGSLAARQLTLAGADVLLVDRQSFPRWKVCGCCLNARAVSILEQTELLEEVYAAGAVPLTEFQLRINGHSVTLPLSNSLSLSRTQLDALLIRSAISAGSNFLPEAEARLGSCTSEYQEVVLTRHTIPTTIRGKIVLVCEGLNPRLLNRTPEFSNSVDKHSCIGAGAVVALKPGTLEAGTIFMAVGRAGYVGAVLIEEETLNLAAAILPDFLKEGRPLGTIVHQILQEAGCTLPVDVERLNWQGTARLTRKTSPVADDRILVLGDASGYVEPFTGEGMGWGLSSAIACVPIVLDGVKDGNQSVVENWIQYHQHHIQNRQRWCRRCAFVLKRPRLARGLIHVLKYCPWIATPVIRHLNQP; this is translated from the coding sequence ATGGCAACGGTCTCCCTAGAAAACCACATTTCGGCAACGCTCGAGTCACAGGATACGGCCCAAAAATTGTGGGACGTTGTCATCATCGGTGCGGGTCCAACTGGTTCTCTGGCTGCACGACAACTCACTTTGGCAGGCGCGGATGTTCTGCTCGTAGACCGTCAATCATTTCCCCGCTGGAAAGTCTGCGGTTGCTGCCTCAACGCACGAGCCGTCTCTATTTTGGAACAGACGGAGTTACTGGAAGAGGTTTACGCTGCGGGCGCTGTCCCCTTAACGGAATTTCAACTCCGAATCAATGGGCATTCAGTTACGCTCCCTCTATCCAATAGTCTTTCCTTAAGCCGCACACAACTTGATGCCCTTCTGATTCGCTCAGCAATCTCTGCTGGGTCGAACTTTCTTCCAGAAGCAGAAGCCCGCCTGGGTTCTTGCACCAGTGAGTATCAAGAAGTGGTTCTCACACGACATACCATACCCACAACAATCCGTGGTAAGATCGTACTGGTCTGTGAAGGTTTGAATCCTCGACTTTTAAATCGAACCCCCGAATTCTCCAACTCAGTTGATAAGCATTCCTGCATCGGTGCTGGGGCCGTCGTTGCACTGAAGCCAGGAACACTCGAAGCAGGAACCATTTTTATGGCCGTAGGTCGTGCCGGTTATGTAGGAGCCGTACTCATTGAAGAAGAGACATTAAACCTGGCTGCAGCGATTCTCCCTGATTTCCTTAAAGAAGGACGACCGCTTGGAACGATCGTCCATCAGATATTGCAGGAAGCGGGTTGTACATTGCCCGTTGATGTGGAACGGCTGAATTGGCAAGGAACTGCCAGGCTGACACGCAAAACCAGTCCCGTAGCCGATGATCGTATACTCGTTTTGGGAGATGCATCCGGCTATGTCGAACCGTTTACAGGCGAAGGAATGGGCTGGGGACTTTCAAGTGCTATCGCCTGTGTGCCGATAGTCCTTGACGGAGTCAAAGACGGGAATCAGTCCGTGGTTGAGAATTGGATTCAATATCATCAACACCATATCCAAAATAGACAGAGGTGGTGCCGACGGTGCGCCTTTGTCTTGAAACGACCACGACTCGCGAGAGGATTGATTCATGTTCTCAAATATTGTCCGTGGATTGCGACTCCGGTAATCCGTCACTTGAATCAACCATAG
- a CDS encoding type III polyketide synthase, giving the protein MTTILGIGTAVPESYFSQSDSGQIAADYVGKDEQLKRLLPILYKKTKVKRRFSVTLNSSEGDLRDRQKLYRPLTSPEDNGPGTAERMRFFEEYASELALSAARQALEQAGVQSEEITHLVTVSCTGMVAPGFDIDLVTTLPLKADTPRTHIGFMGCHAAINGLRVAEAFTKQDPLARVLLCSIELCSLHYQYQAEAEQVVANALFADGAAALVLGQNEKADSVWHLRDCGTEIIAGSRNMMSWRVGNHGFDMTLSPELPTLIEKQLRPWMERWLSEFQLQPEDIKSWAAHPGGPRILQSFQQAMNLTREDLSPSYQILEQFGNMSSSTILFLIKQLQQSEATLPCVAIGFGPGITIESALFC; this is encoded by the coding sequence ATGACGACTATTTTAGGAATAGGAACCGCCGTTCCCGAATCATATTTTTCGCAGTCCGACAGTGGGCAGATTGCCGCTGATTACGTTGGCAAAGACGAGCAACTCAAAAGATTGCTGCCGATCTTGTATAAAAAAACAAAAGTGAAGCGGCGTTTTAGCGTAACCCTCAATTCGTCAGAAGGTGACCTGCGGGACCGCCAAAAACTTTATCGCCCGTTAACATCACCAGAAGATAACGGTCCGGGAACTGCCGAGCGAATGCGTTTCTTTGAAGAATATGCAAGCGAATTGGCCCTGAGTGCGGCACGACAAGCTTTAGAACAAGCGGGAGTTCAATCAGAAGAGATCACACATCTCGTCACTGTTTCCTGTACTGGTATGGTGGCTCCCGGTTTTGATATTGATTTGGTTACTACATTACCGTTGAAAGCTGATACACCGCGTACACATATCGGTTTCATGGGTTGCCACGCCGCCATTAATGGACTGCGGGTGGCAGAAGCATTTACGAAACAAGATCCTTTAGCCCGCGTGCTACTTTGTTCAATCGAACTCTGTAGCCTGCATTATCAATATCAAGCGGAAGCGGAACAGGTCGTTGCGAATGCCCTGTTTGCTGATGGCGCTGCTGCATTAGTGTTAGGTCAAAACGAGAAGGCTGACAGTGTCTGGCATCTGCGAGACTGCGGTACAGAAATCATTGCAGGCAGCCGCAATATGATGTCCTGGCGAGTAGGTAATCACGGTTTTGATATGACGCTTTCTCCTGAGCTCCCCACCTTGATCGAAAAGCAACTACGTCCCTGGATGGAACGCTGGCTAAGTGAGTTTCAGCTGCAACCAGAAGATATCAAAAGCTGGGCAGCGCATCCCGGAGGGCCACGGATATTACAAAGTTTTCAACAAGCGATGAACCTGACCCGCGAGGATCTCAGTCCTTCGTACCAGATCCTGGAACAATTCGGCAATATGTCCTCTTCCACTATTTTATTCCTGATCAAACAACTTCAACAGAGCGAAGCGACTTTACCATGTGTCGCAATCGGGTTTGGCCCTGGTATCACAATCGAGTCAGCGCTCTTCTGTTAA
- the deoC gene encoding deoxyribose-phosphate aldolase, with protein sequence MHYSYEDMAKMIDHSLLNPTLNTDDLQNGIQLALAYDVASVCILPYYMKECANLLSGSTVKASTTIGFPHGGHTTAIKRAEAEQAVADGCEELDMVVNISKVLSGDRDYVKQDIAAVIEVAHAAGQKVKVIFENCYLDDTQKIRLCEICTELNADWVKTSTGYGSGGATHEDLKLMRKHTGPNVQVKAAGGVRDLDSLLTVRELGVTRCGASRTSDILNEARTRLGLPVIEVTSTGTSSY encoded by the coding sequence ATGCACTATTCCTACGAAGATATGGCCAAGATGATAGACCACTCACTGCTGAATCCGACATTGAATACTGATGACTTACAAAACGGTATTCAGTTAGCTCTGGCTTATGATGTTGCCAGTGTGTGCATTCTGCCTTATTACATGAAAGAGTGTGCCAATTTACTTTCTGGCAGTACTGTCAAAGCGTCTACAACCATTGGCTTTCCGCATGGCGGACATACAACGGCGATTAAGCGTGCAGAAGCAGAGCAGGCAGTTGCGGATGGCTGCGAAGAGTTGGATATGGTCGTTAATATTTCAAAGGTATTGAGTGGTGACAGGGACTACGTGAAACAGGATATTGCTGCCGTGATTGAAGTGGCACATGCCGCCGGTCAGAAAGTAAAAGTGATTTTCGAAAACTGTTACCTCGATGATACTCAGAAAATACGGCTGTGTGAGATTTGCACTGAATTAAACGCCGATTGGGTCAAAACCTCGACGGGGTACGGATCGGGGGGAGCCACTCACGAAGATCTTAAATTAATGAGAAAACATACTGGTCCCAATGTACAAGTGAAAGCAGCGGGAGGTGTTCGCGATCTGGATTCACTGTTGACTGTGCGTGAACTGGGTGTTACCCGATGTGGAGCCAGTCGCACAAGTGACATTCTGAACGAAGCCAGAACACGGCTGGGGCTACCTGTGATTGAAGTGACATCCACGGGCACGAGCTCTTATTAA
- a CDS encoding ROK family protein — MREAIAGVDLGGTSIKVALANCAGDLLCHASISTEGHLGATNVLSRIAELLSQLSQKNAVSLKVLGMGVPGLVDVEQGITKFLPNLPSQWREVPVARQLGDLLSCQVRVVNDARAATLGELRFGHGRSCSDATLAFMTLGTGVGGGVAIEGQLRLGPLGAAGELGHQTILPEGPRCGCGNRGCLETLASGPAIASAGIRLMNSGQAPNLHQLVEGDASRVTVVEMAQVAQQDPLIHAALIDASSYIGIAAANVVTILHPDMVVLGGGVAEMGPLLIETVQSVIQERVGMFPTDHVQVLKSELGVKAGVIGAIAIAKDAL, encoded by the coding sequence ATGAGAGAAGCCATTGCCGGTGTTGATCTTGGTGGAACTTCAATTAAAGTCGCTCTTGCGAATTGCGCCGGTGATCTGCTCTGTCACGCGAGCATTTCGACCGAAGGGCACCTTGGTGCAACGAATGTTCTTAGTCGGATTGCCGAGTTATTGTCTCAACTTTCGCAAAAGAATGCTGTTTCCCTCAAAGTGCTCGGAATGGGTGTGCCTGGATTGGTGGATGTAGAACAAGGTATCACGAAGTTTCTGCCGAATTTGCCCTCTCAATGGCGTGAGGTGCCTGTTGCCAGACAACTGGGAGATCTGCTTTCGTGTCAAGTACGCGTTGTCAATGATGCCCGCGCGGCTACATTGGGTGAGTTGCGTTTCGGTCATGGAAGATCTTGTTCTGATGCGACTCTGGCTTTTATGACACTGGGAACGGGAGTCGGAGGTGGAGTTGCCATTGAGGGACAATTGCGACTCGGACCACTCGGTGCAGCCGGCGAATTAGGTCACCAGACAATCTTACCCGAGGGGCCGCGTTGTGGGTGTGGCAATCGTGGTTGTTTAGAAACTCTGGCAAGTGGACCGGCGATTGCGAGTGCGGGAATCCGGTTAATGAATTCGGGACAGGCACCGAACCTTCATCAGTTGGTGGAAGGCGATGCGAGTCGGGTGACAGTAGTAGAGATGGCACAAGTGGCACAGCAGGACCCATTAATCCATGCGGCACTCATTGATGCTTCCAGCTATATCGGGATCGCTGCAGCAAATGTCGTCACAATTCTGCATCCTGATATGGTTGTACTCGGCGGTGGTGTGGCAGAGATGGGGCCGCTTTTAATTGAAACGGTGCAGTCTGTCATCCAGGAACGTGTGGGAATGTTTCCGACGGATCATGTTCAAGTCTTGAAATCGGAATTGGGAGTCAAAGCTGGCGTCATCGGTGCGATCGCTATAGCAAAAGACGCGCTCTAA
- a CDS encoding sugar phosphate isomerase/epimerase family protein has translation MKLGFVSAILPEASLEQVFSTASRLGYDCVELMCWPVGKAERRYAGVTHVDVTQSDESNLKAIRELSAKYAVDISGLGYYPNPLSADTAEANQAIEHLKRIIAFAAQLGIRQVNTFVGRDHRASVDENWQRFLECWTPLIKVTEQHDVKVGIENCPMFFTNDEWPGGKNLAISPAIWRRMFDAIPSSHFGLNYDPSHLVWMQMDCVTPLKEFADRIFHVHAKDVRVDRARLNEVGILANPLEYHSPKLPGLGDVDWGHFFAVLGDTGYQGPVCVEVEDRVYEGSLAARELALQQCCTFLRNYIPHGESNT, from the coding sequence ATGAAGCTTGGTTTTGTAAGTGCGATTTTACCAGAAGCGTCGCTTGAGCAGGTATTTTCGACCGCATCACGTCTGGGGTATGACTGCGTTGAGTTAATGTGCTGGCCTGTGGGCAAAGCAGAACGACGTTATGCAGGTGTGACTCATGTTGATGTGACACAGTCTGATGAATCCAACTTGAAGGCGATACGTGAATTGTCAGCAAAATACGCGGTCGATATCAGTGGACTGGGTTACTACCCCAATCCTTTGTCAGCAGACACGGCGGAAGCAAATCAGGCGATCGAACATCTGAAACGGATCATCGCATTCGCCGCTCAGTTGGGAATTCGACAGGTGAATACATTTGTCGGTCGTGATCATCGCGCATCGGTCGATGAAAATTGGCAACGGTTTCTCGAATGCTGGACGCCGTTAATCAAAGTCACAGAACAGCATGACGTAAAAGTCGGAATTGAGAATTGTCCGATGTTTTTTACAAATGATGAATGGCCGGGCGGTAAAAATCTTGCGATCAGTCCTGCAATTTGGCGGAGGATGTTTGATGCGATTCCCAGTTCTCACTTTGGATTAAATTACGATCCTTCGCACTTGGTCTGGATGCAAATGGACTGTGTTACGCCACTCAAAGAATTTGCTGATCGAATTTTTCACGTTCATGCCAAGGATGTTCGCGTTGATCGAGCTCGCTTAAATGAGGTAGGGATTCTGGCGAACCCGCTCGAGTATCATTCTCCCAAACTGCCGGGGCTGGGCGATGTGGACTGGGGGCACTTTTTTGCAGTGCTGGGCGATACCGGATATCAGGGGCCGGTCTGTGTGGAGGTGGAAGACCGTGTTTATGAAGGCTCCCTTGCAGCGCGCGAACTCGCTTTACAGCAATGCTGCACTTTTCTGCGTAATTATATTCCGCATGGAGAGTCGAATACATGA
- a CDS encoding Gfo/Idh/MocA family protein, producing MPKSLTAAVVGTGFIGPVHVEGLKRAGIRVAGIAGSTADKSQTAAKTLGLERGYTSFNDVLDDDSVDVVHLATPNRFHFEQASAVLRAGKHVMCEKPLAMNSRESAELVTLAAECGLVAGVAYNIRFYPLCQEAASRVARSEFGDTIHMNGSYQQDWLLRDTDFNWRVIADEGGELRAVADIGTHWLDLIQFITRQEVVSVCADLQTVHTERQRPLGASETFSNEVTDSAKTAPVVVTTDDAGCVLLKFENGARGSLHVSQTTAGRKNCLRFEIAGSQQSLSWNSEAPNALWVGHRDRPNELLTRDPSLLSPSAASTCSYPGGHNEGFPDTFKQLFRAFYGYIASGDFTASPPFPTFEDGHREILLCEAILKSHQKQCWVEVGESQK from the coding sequence ATGCCTAAATCTCTGACCGCGGCAGTCGTTGGCACCGGATTTATTGGCCCCGTGCATGTCGAAGGATTAAAAAGAGCTGGCATACGGGTGGCTGGAATCGCTGGTTCGACTGCAGATAAATCTCAAACGGCCGCCAAAACTCTGGGGCTGGAGCGTGGTTACACTTCGTTCAACGATGTACTGGATGATGACAGCGTGGATGTCGTGCATCTGGCAACACCAAACCGTTTTCATTTTGAGCAGGCATCCGCGGTGCTTCGCGCAGGCAAACATGTGATGTGTGAGAAGCCATTGGCAATGAATTCAAGAGAGTCGGCAGAACTTGTGACCCTGGCTGCAGAGTGCGGGCTCGTCGCCGGGGTTGCTTACAACATTCGATTTTATCCGTTATGTCAGGAAGCCGCGTCTCGTGTCGCCCGCTCTGAGTTCGGTGACACAATTCACATGAATGGATCCTATCAACAAGATTGGTTGCTCCGCGACACCGATTTTAACTGGCGTGTCATTGCCGATGAGGGAGGAGAACTTCGGGCGGTCGCGGATATTGGAACTCACTGGTTAGACTTGATTCAGTTTATCACCAGACAAGAAGTCGTTTCTGTGTGTGCCGATCTGCAGACCGTTCATACTGAACGACAGCGTCCTCTTGGAGCCAGCGAAACATTTTCAAATGAAGTTACAGACTCAGCAAAAACTGCGCCCGTTGTAGTCACAACAGACGATGCCGGGTGTGTGCTCTTGAAATTTGAAAACGGTGCCCGAGGCTCACTACACGTCTCTCAGACAACAGCGGGGCGAAAAAATTGTCTACGGTTTGAAATTGCCGGTAGTCAGCAATCCCTTTCCTGGAATAGCGAAGCGCCGAATGCACTCTGGGTCGGTCATCGTGATCGTCCGAACGAACTGTTGACACGGGATCCTTCGCTGCTGAGTCCATCTGCGGCATCGACTTGCAGTTATCCCGGAGGTCACAATGAAGGGTTTCCAGACACCTTCAAGCAATTGTTTCGTGCGTTCTATGGATATATTGCTTCTGGAGACTTCACGGCTTCGCCTCCGTTTCCTACTTTTGAGGATGGACACCGAGAAATTTTGCTGTGTGAAGCGATTCTCAAAAGTCATCAGAAGCAATGTTGGGTTGAAGTAGGAGAGAGCCAAAAATGA
- a CDS encoding GntR family transcriptional regulator, which produces MDKMLQRNPVYQQLNERLRASLGDEYQCGDKFLTERQISEQFEVSRATANKALASLVSEGLLEFRRGIGTFVRRDVINYDVRSLISFTEKAKAARKNPGTELISFQKIVAAESDELLLSALEVKSDSLLFEMQRLRLADGIPVILEHRYVVADRCPNLTKTHAKGSLYRAFTETHGLSIAGADEIIRAVSLKASEARHLQVSTRTPALEVVSVGFLKNSQPLWWERTLYRGDQYEFHSRLGPIQSATPPRGKLR; this is translated from the coding sequence ATGGATAAGATGCTGCAACGCAATCCTGTATATCAGCAACTCAACGAACGGCTTCGTGCCTCGCTGGGGGACGAATATCAATGTGGTGACAAATTTCTCACCGAACGTCAGATCAGCGAGCAGTTTGAAGTCAGTCGCGCAACGGCGAACAAAGCGCTGGCCAGTCTTGTGTCAGAAGGGCTGTTAGAATTTCGTCGAGGGATTGGGACTTTTGTACGGCGTGATGTCATCAATTACGACGTGCGATCCTTGATCAGCTTTACGGAAAAGGCAAAAGCTGCTCGCAAGAACCCTGGGACCGAACTGATTTCTTTTCAGAAAATTGTTGCCGCGGAATCAGATGAACTATTACTGTCTGCCCTGGAGGTTAAATCTGATTCGTTGTTATTCGAGATGCAACGCTTGCGGCTGGCTGACGGTATTCCCGTGATCCTTGAACATCGTTATGTTGTGGCTGACCGCTGTCCTAATCTAACAAAGACCCATGCCAAAGGGTCACTCTATCGCGCCTTCACGGAGACTCATGGGCTCTCAATTGCGGGGGCGGATGAAATTATTCGTGCGGTATCGCTCAAGGCAAGCGAGGCGCGACATTTGCAGGTTTCAACGCGAACACCAGCGCTCGAAGTCGTCTCTGTCGGGTTTCTTAAAAACAGTCAACCACTCTGGTGGGAACGTACACTTTATCGGGGCGATCAATACGAATTTCATAGTCGGCTTGGTCCCATTCAGTCAGCCACACCTCCTCGGGGTAAACTGCGGTAA
- a CDS encoding sulfatase family protein: MRPVLTVLLCSLLVPTFLEAKEKQSNPNIIVIMADDLGYGDVSCYGATELKTPHIDQLAADGLRFTSGYCSASTCTPTRYSMLTGTYAFRGKRTGIAPPNSPAIIKPGTETIASLLKRAGYTTAVIGKWHLGLGGKGGPDWNGQLKPGPLEIGFDTCFLLPTTNDRVPQVYVQDHRVLNLDPADPLWVGTKKPSPDHPTGKTHRHTLKMDWSHGHNSTIHNGISRIGFYTGGHAARFRDEDVADKWVEKSVEFIEQHQNEPFFLFFSSHDIHVPRMPHERFQGKTKLGFRGDSIVQLDWCVGELMKTLDRLKLADNTLVVFCSDNGPVLDDGYKDGAIEKIGKHRAAGPYTGGKYSVYEGGTRTPFITRWKGRIQPGISDQLVCTIDLPASLAALTKQGLSDGECRDSFNVLGALLGENKAKGRDHLVQQNNGNNGTYALRVGNWKLHRYDRKSARNVTVEAQLANTKVPQFQLFNLTDDPAEKTDVLAEYPEVAERLKTQLAKIIEDGRSRPKK; the protein is encoded by the coding sequence ATGAGACCTGTGTTAACCGTTTTATTGTGCAGCTTGTTAGTTCCCACTTTCTTAGAAGCGAAAGAAAAACAATCAAATCCAAACATCATTGTCATTATGGCGGATGATCTTGGTTATGGTGATGTCTCCTGCTACGGCGCGACTGAATTGAAAACGCCTCATATCGATCAACTAGCAGCAGACGGTCTTCGCTTTACGAGTGGCTACTGCTCCGCTTCCACCTGCACGCCCACACGGTATTCAATGCTCACGGGGACGTATGCATTTCGTGGTAAACGCACAGGAATCGCTCCACCGAACTCACCGGCGATTATCAAACCAGGTACTGAAACGATCGCTTCCCTGCTAAAGCGCGCTGGTTATACAACTGCCGTGATTGGTAAATGGCATCTCGGACTTGGTGGGAAAGGAGGTCCAGACTGGAATGGACAACTAAAGCCAGGACCACTCGAGATCGGTTTTGACACCTGCTTTCTGCTGCCAACTACGAATGATCGCGTGCCTCAAGTTTATGTGCAAGATCACCGGGTTCTCAATCTCGATCCCGCCGACCCGTTATGGGTGGGAACCAAAAAGCCGAGCCCCGACCATCCCACAGGGAAAACTCATCGTCATACACTGAAGATGGACTGGTCACACGGACACAACTCAACGATTCACAACGGTATCAGCCGGATTGGTTTTTATACCGGTGGTCATGCCGCCCGCTTCCGCGATGAAGATGTGGCCGATAAATGGGTTGAGAAATCAGTTGAATTTATTGAACAACACCAAAACGAACCTTTCTTTCTATTCTTTTCATCACACGACATTCATGTTCCACGTATGCCTCACGAACGATTTCAGGGAAAGACAAAACTTGGTTTTCGTGGAGACTCGATTGTGCAGCTTGACTGGTGCGTTGGTGAATTGATGAAGACACTCGATCGACTCAAGTTAGCTGATAACACGCTTGTTGTGTTTTGCTCCGACAATGGTCCGGTACTCGACGATGGCTATAAAGACGGAGCAATCGAAAAGATTGGCAAGCACCGTGCCGCTGGTCCCTACACCGGAGGCAAGTACAGTGTCTATGAAGGCGGAACCAGAACACCGTTTATCACCCGCTGGAAAGGTCGGATTCAGCCTGGCATCAGTGACCAGCTTGTCTGCACCATTGATCTGCCAGCCAGCCTTGCGGCTCTTACAAAACAAGGCTTATCTGACGGAGAATGTCGAGACAGTTTCAATGTGTTGGGTGCTCTACTTGGTGAGAACAAAGCTAAAGGCCGCGATCACCTCGTCCAGCAGAATAATGGCAACAACGGAACGTATGCCTTGCGTGTCGGTAACTGGAAACTGCATCGCTACGATAGAAAGTCTGCCAGAAATGTGACTGTCGAAGCGCAACTTGCAAATACGAAGGTGCCGCAGTTTCAACTCTTCAATCTGACTGACGATCCTGCCGAAAAAACAGATGTGCTCGCTGAGTATCCTGAAGTTGCAGAACGTCTCAAAACACAACTTGCTAAAATCATTGAGGATGGCCGCAGCAGACCAAAAAAGTAA
- a CDS encoding DUF1501 domain-containing protein produces the protein MTDPFHASSISPCPGPGSRRGFLKMGLAGFASLSLPSILRLRAESPAPKNNKEKTAVIMVWQPGGCSHIDTYDPKPNAPSEYSGPFETIPTKVPGLNFTELLPMQAKIADKFTVLRSMRHGSPGHPAGTLRMLTGDPDTRDKEIPKYPDWMSVTNYLRAKEGPRTNPLPPYVGVNFSSQRVGAAYLGDAYGPFSVSGDPNKPNFVVPNIGLSNPAEVKHLDRRAALRQNLDTLERAFDQAGELQALDEFETQAMTLLTNPKTKDAFDLSKEDDRTRDRYGRNTWGQQLLMARRLVEAGVDILSTSLSGPLCGRVNNWDDHAVNHHVFDALRFRSKAYDQAVSALIEDIYERGLDKRVLVVVTGEFGRTPKINYQPSTGAGNASAPSGTKQPGRDHWARAFSNIWAGGGIETGRFIGATDKHGSDSIERICGAGDFLATIYHHLGIDSSNVFLKDFNGRPTPIIADQGKPIRELMG, from the coding sequence ATGACAGATCCATTTCATGCATCGTCGATCAGCCCCTGTCCGGGACCGGGAAGCCGTCGTGGTTTTCTAAAAATGGGCTTAGCTGGATTCGCATCGCTGAGTTTACCGAGCATCTTGCGACTTCGTGCCGAAAGTCCTGCTCCAAAAAACAACAAAGAAAAAACCGCGGTCATCATGGTGTGGCAACCCGGTGGTTGTTCGCACATTGATACCTATGATCCTAAACCAAATGCGCCTAGTGAATACAGCGGTCCTTTTGAAACAATCCCCACAAAAGTACCCGGTTTGAATTTCACAGAATTGTTGCCAATGCAGGCGAAAATCGCTGACAAATTCACAGTGCTGCGTTCCATGCGTCACGGTAGCCCCGGCCACCCTGCGGGAACACTAAGAATGCTGACTGGCGATCCCGATACTCGTGACAAAGAAATTCCCAAATATCCAGACTGGATGTCGGTCACCAATTACCTGCGTGCGAAAGAAGGCCCGCGGACAAATCCCTTACCACCTTATGTCGGTGTCAATTTTTCATCGCAGCGCGTGGGAGCCGCTTATCTCGGGGATGCCTATGGTCCCTTTTCGGTCTCTGGTGATCCAAACAAGCCGAACTTCGTTGTGCCGAATATTGGTTTATCTAATCCTGCTGAAGTCAAGCATCTGGATCGTCGGGCGGCACTTCGTCAGAATCTCGACACATTGGAGCGTGCTTTTGATCAGGCAGGTGAGCTTCAGGCGTTAGATGAATTTGAAACCCAGGCAATGACATTGCTCACCAATCCAAAGACGAAAGATGCGTTCGATTTGAGTAAAGAAGATGATCGCACGCGCGATCGTTACGGACGCAATACCTGGGGGCAGCAACTGTTAATGGCGCGTCGATTAGTTGAAGCGGGAGTGGATATTCTTTCCACCAGCCTCAGTGGTCCCTTATGTGGTCGTGTGAATAACTGGGACGACCATGCTGTGAATCATCATGTTTTCGATGCCCTGCGTTTCCGATCAAAGGCCTATGATCAAGCAGTGTCTGCTTTGATCGAAGATATTTACGAACGCGGTTTGGACAAACGTGTGCTTGTTGTAGTGACCGGGGAATTCGGACGTACTCCCAAAATTAACTATCAGCCCAGTACCGGTGCAGGAAACGCAAGTGCCCCATCGGGTACGAAGCAACCGGGCCGAGACCATTGGGCACGCGCTTTCTCCAATATCTGGGCCGGGGGCGGAATTGAAACGGGCCGCTTCATTGGTGCGACTGATAAACATGGTTCTGACTCAATCGAACGCATCTGTGGTGCAGGCGACTTTCTGGCAACAATCTATCATCATTTGGGAATCGATTCGTCGAACGTCTTTCTTAAAGATTTCAACGGTCGTCCGACTCCCATTATTGCCGATCAGGGGAAACCCATCCGTGAACTGATGGGGTGA